One Rhodoferax sp. GW822-FHT02A01 genomic window, GCACCCGTCTCGATTGACGTGTTCCATGAATACGAGATGCAGGCCGAACGCACCCAGGGCCGCGATGCTGCCAATGCCCCATGCTTTTGCGAGTACCGCTTTGTGCTCACCCAATTGCGCTCAGATGATAACGAGGTGTTTTACGAGACACCGGTATACGCGGAGACGCTGACTTCGTGGCGACTGTTGGACGAGCGCTGGCTGGTGTGCCGCACTACGCTGGATCGGCTGGGTCAGCACGGGTCGCAAACCATCCTATCGCTCAGTGACCACATGCCGCGATGAGCACCGATGCAACGGTTTCCAAACACCTGAAATAGCGGGATTTTCTTTTGGAATGCGTTATATAGTAAAGTAAATAACGTATACAGGTTCTACGCCAACGTTCCAGCGGCACGCTATTTGCTCAAGGCTATAGCGATCACGGGTTTTGTCGGATTTGTCGCCTCTTGTGCGCCACCGTGTCCTGTAACCAACATGAAAGGCAGAGCATGATGACTGGTCCCCCTGACAATCACCGCAGGCGATTGTGTGGCCTGCTGGCTCTGGGCTCGACGATGGCGGTAGCCCACCCTGCGGCGGGCGGCGAAGCTGCTGGTCGGGTCAGCCTGCAGTTGCGCGTGGGTGGCCGGGTGCAACGCGATGTGCTGCTGACACCAGAAACACTGGGCGACTTCGCCAAGGTCACGATTGCCGACACTCCCTTGCGCGGACGAACCGGCGATGCCTTGCGGGTGCTCTCGGGCTATAGCGGCATCCGCCTGACCGATCTGCTGGACAAGGCGCAGATCGTTGCCAGGGACCACAACGATCTGAAGAAAACCATCGTAGTCGCCACGGCTACCGATGACTACAAGGCCGTGTTCTCCTGGAACGAGCTCTACAACACGGCCATTGGTGAAGGCGTCTACGTCCTGGTGACCAAGGAAGGTAAACCGCTTGGCGACGAAGAGGGGCGCTTTGCACTGATCTCATTGCAGGACAGCAAGACCGGACCACGCCACGTGCGCTGGCTGGCCGACATACGGGCCACGCTGGTGGACTGAAACCATGTGCAGCCCTCAGCCCCTTGCTCCAAGCGAACCGCCGCCAACCGAGGCGGCGCGCGGGTACGCCGCGGCAGAAGGCTTGGGGCAAACCGCGCCCGCGCGGGTATGCCACGAAATGCCTGACGACGGCAGCGCCACCGTGCCTGCACCGCAGCTTCAGGATCTCCGAAATTGGCTGGAGGCGCGCAAGCGCTTTCCCGCCTTGTCCATGTGCAGAAAATGAACGCGTCTACCCCAGGATCAAACCGGCACACCCACCAGCACATGGCTGGCCTTGAAGAGTGCGATCACTGCGGCGCCTTCGACCAGACCGAGTTCGGCCACGGCATCGTTGGTCACCATGGCGCTGACGGTGGCGCCACCGACCAAGGCCACTTTGACGTGGGAGTTGACGCCGCCCTTGGTGAGGGCGCTGACCGTTCCCTTGAGCTGGTTGCGGGCGCTGAAACGGTATTCGGGCGTGCCCGACAGCAAGGTGACCCAGGGCGTCTTGACCACGGCCACAGCCTGGGAGCCCTTGGCCAGTCCCAGCGACTGGACGCTGGCTTCGGTCAGCGTGGCCACGATCCTGTCGCCGCCCGCTGTGGTGATTTCGATTTCGGCGTTGATGGGGCCGTCCTTGATTTCGGTGACTGTGCCTTTGAATACATTGCGTGCGCTGATGGTCATGGTGAGTTTCCTGTTGTGAAGGGCCAAAGCCCGGATGAACGACAGCCCATGGTGCGCCCAAGCGTTTTTCCTTTTCCACCACAACGCCAACTTCGTTGGCACAACACCACATGCCTTTGAAGACACCTTCCCAAACACTGACCGGCAAGCTGCAGATCGACACCGGTCTGGGCAGCTTTCTGGGCGACAAACGCATACGCCTGCTGGAAGCCATCGACAAGACGGGGTCCATCTCGCAGGCGGCCAAAGCCGTGCCCCTTTCGTACAAGGCGGCCTGGGATGCGGTGGATGACATGAACAACGTGGCACCCGAGCCCCTGGTGACCCGTAGCGCCGGCGGCAAGCATGGTGGCGGCACCGAGCTCACCGCATTTGCCCGGCGCCTGATTGCCTTCTACCGCGCGCTGGAAAAGGAATCGCAACTGGCGCTGGAAAAGCTCACCAGCAATCTGCAGCAAAGCGGCGTGTGCGATGTAGACGACTTCCGCCAGATTCTCAGGAGAATGTCCATGAAGACCAGTGCACGCAACCAGTTTGCAGGCCCGGTGGTAGAGGTCAAGGAGGGCGTGGTGGACACAGAAGTCACGTTGGCGCTCTCTCCCACCCTGCAACTCACTGCCATCGTCACGCGCGAGTCGGCGGAAGAGATGGACTTGCGTGTGGGCCGCGACGTGCTGGCCTTTGTCAAAGCCTCTTCCATTTTGATGCTGGTGGGGGATGACAAGCGCATCTCTGCACGCAACCGTTTTACCGGCACGGTCACCCGCATCCAGCAAGGGCCGGTGAATTCCGAGGTCACGCTCTCGCTTCCAGGCGGGCAGCACGTGATCACCGCCGTCATCACCGATGACAGCGTCAAGCGGCTGGACTTGGTGGCAGGCCAGACTGCCACCGCCGTATTCAAGGCGTCTGCCGTTTTTCTGGCCGCCGTCGACTGATTTTTTACCTAGGAGTTGTCATGAACATTTCACATCGCGTATCGGGCCTGTTGGCGGCCCTGCTCTTCACCGTTTTGCCCGCACATGCCGAAGAGATATCGGTTGCGGTAGCTGCCAACTTCACCGCGCCCATGAAACTGATTGCAGCGGAATTCGAAAAGGAAACCGGCCACAAGGTCGTGGCATCGTTCGGTTCCACCGGCAAGTTCTACGCCCAGATCAAGAACGGCGCACCGTTTGAAATCCTGCTGGCCGCGGATGACGAAACACCGACCAAGCTGGCCAAGGAAGGTGCGGCCACGGGTTCCAGCCAGTTCACCTACGCAGTGGGCAAGCTGGTGCTGTGGTCGGCCAAGGCTGGACTGGTAGACGGTGCGGGAGCCGTGTTGAAGAAGGGTGGCTTTGAGCATCTGTCCCTGGCCGACCCCAAGCTTGCTCCCTATGGCGCCGCCGGCGTGGAGACCATGAAGGCACTGGGCGTGTACGAAACCCTACAAACCAGGGTAGTGACTGCAGAGAACATCACACAGGCCTACCAGTACATTGCCAGCGGCAACGCGGAGCTGGGCTTTGTGGCGCTCTCGCAAGTGCTCAAGGATGGCAAGATCGAGGGCTCTTCCTGGCTGGTGCCCGCCAACCTGTATACCCCCATCAAACAGGACGCCATCATTCTGGAAAAAGGCAAGGGCAATGCCGCAGTGGAAGCGCTGATGAAGTACCTCAAGGGCGACAAGGCCCGTGCGGTGATCAAGTCGTTTGGCTACGAGTTTTCCTGATGCGACAGCAGCGGGCATGGAAATGGCTTGCTGAGCAGGAATTGAAGGCAACCGGAACCTGAACCATGAAAATTGCAGTGGCAACCAAGGACAACTGGGGCCAGGTCGCAGGCCATGCGGGCAAGGCACACGACTGGCTGGTGTTTGACTGCCAGCCCGGCACGCCGGTGCCGCAGCCGCAGCGCGTGGTGCTCACCACAGAGCAGTTGCCACACAACTTCCATGACGACGGCCCGCACCCCTTGCACGGTGTGGAGATTGTGGTGGTGGCCAGTGCCGGTGACGGCTACATCCGCCACATGCAGAAGTGGGGCACGCAGGTGCTACTGACCGGCGAGACCCTGCCCACGCAAGCTCTGGAAAAAATCCTCGCGGGGGAGGCGCTGCCAGATACCCGCTTTGACATCACCACCACCTTGTGCAAGGTACGTGACCTGTTCTCACGGCACTAGGTGCGCATCCATGCTGGCACTCAACGACACCCAACTGCTGGCCCTGCTGGCCGACGACGTGCCCTGCGGCGACCTGACGACGCAAGCGTTGGGCATAGGTTCGCAGGCGGCGCACATTGCCTTCCATGCACGCCAGCCCATGACGGTGGTTGCCACCGAAGAAGCCGCGCGCCTGTTCACCCTGGCCGGAGCCCAAAGCATAGTGGTTGCGACCAGCGGCAGCCTGCTGCAGGCCGACGGACTGATGTTGGAGGCCCGCGGTTCGGCCACAGCACTGCACAGCGCCTGGAAATCCGCACAGACGCTGATCGAGTGGGCCAGCGGCATCGGCAGCGCAGCAGCGGCCATTGTGGCGGCTGCGCAAGGCGTGGCCGTTGCCTGTACCCGCAAGAACGTGCCGGGCACCAAAGCCATGTCCGTGAAGGCGGTGCAGGCAGGTGGCGCCACCATGCACCGGCTGGGCCTGTCGGAAACCCTGCTGGTGTTTGCAGAGCACCGCCTGTTTCTGGACGAACCACCGGCCGCCACACTGGCACGCCTGCGCCGCCAGCAGCCCGAGAAGAAGATCGTGGTCGAGGTGGCTTCCGTTGAGGAGGCACTGCAATGGGTGGATGCCGATGTGCTGCAACTGGAGAAGTTCACGCCAGAGCAAGTCGCTGCTTGCCGCGCTGCCATAGGACCGCACGGAGGCGGCTGCGCACTGCTGGCCGCAGCAGGTGGCGTGCGAGCCGACAATGCCGCGGCCTATGTGGCCGCCGGCGCGGACTTTCTGGTAACGTCAGCGCCCTACACCGCCAGCCCCAAGGACGTGCAAGTCCACTTCCGTCGCCTGCCATGAATGCATCACACAACCACAGGGAACTGCTGCAAGCCGAATTGCTGGCACGGCCGGTTGGTGCAGCTGCTCAGGCAGACCCTTTGCGTTCTGTGCTGGTCAGCATGGTGGTCGGGCGTTCGCTGAACCTGGGCGTGCTGAGTGCCACGCTGGGACTGCCGCTGGCGACATTTCAAACACTTTGGCAGGACTACTTTGACGGCGACACGCTGTGGCTGGAAGACGGCCCCGGCGAAGCCATCGTGGAGCAGGAGGATCTGCAGAACCTGCTGCTGGAGTACCGCGCCCATCGCATTGAATCAGAAGTCTGGCTGGCGCAGATCGTGGCCTACGGCTGCTCCGGCCGGGACCATCTGTGGCAAGACCTGGGCCTGGCCAACCGGGGCGAGCTGTCCCTGTTGATGACCACCGCCTTTCCGGCACTGGCCGCGCTGAACACGGGGGACATGAAATGGAAGAAGTTCCTCTACCGCCACTACTGCAGCCGCGAAGGTATTTACGTATGCCCGGCACCATCTTGCGGGGAGTGCGCTGACCACGCCAAGTGTTTTGGCAAGGAAGAGTAGGCACCACCGCCCATGTCCGCTGACATCGCCGCCATTGCCCTGAGCGCCAAACTCGCCGGGCTCACCACCTTGCTATTGCTGCTGTTTGGCACGCCCGTGGCCTGGTGGCTGGCGCGCAGCCGCTCACGCCTGCGCCATGTGGTGGGCGCCATCGTGACGCTGCCGCTGGTGCTGCCGCCTGCGGTGCTGGGCTTCTATCTGCTGGTGCTGATGGGGCCGCAGGGGCCCGTGGGGCAACTGACCCAATCATTGGGCCTGGGGCTGCTGCCCTTTACCTTTGCCGGCCTGGTGGTGGGCTCGGTAATCTATTCCATGCCCTTTGTCGTGCAGCCGCTGCAACAGGCTTTTGTGGCCATGGGCGAGCAACCATTGCAGGCCGCTGCCACCTTGCGCGCCTCGCCCTGGGATGCCTTCTTCACCGTGGCCCTGCCGCTGGCGCGCCCTGGCTTCATCACCGCGGCGGTGCTGGGCTTTGCCCACACGGTGGGTGAGTTTGGTGTGGTGCTGATGATTGGCGGCAATATCCCGGGCAAGACACAGGTGCTGTCCATGGCCATCTACAACCATGTGGAAGCGCTGGAATACGCCAACGCGCACTGGCTGGCTGGCGGCATGCTGGTCTTTTCGTTCGTGGTGCTGCTGGTGCTGTACAGCCGCGGCTGGAACCGGACTTCATGAGCATCCACGCACAGTTCCATCTGTCCTACCCCAGCTTCACGCTGGATGTGAACCTGGACCTGCCGGGCAAGGGCGTTACGGCCTTGTTCGGCCCCTCGGGGTGCGGCAAGACGTCGGTACTGCGCTGCATGGCCGGCCTAACCCGTGCACCGCAAGGGCAACTGACCGTGAACGGCGAGGAGTGGCAAAGCCCGCAGTCCTTCCTGCCCACGCACCAGCGCCCCTTGGGCTACGTGTTCCAGGAGGCGGGGCTGTTCCCGCATCTGGATGTGCGGCGCAATTTGCAGTACGGTCTGAAGCGGGTCACGCCAGCGCAGCGCAAGGTAGCGTGGGACGACGTGGTAGCGCTGCTGGGCATTGCCCATTTGCTGGACCGTATGCCGCAGGGTCTGTCGGGTGGTGAGCGCCAGCGCGTGGCCATTGCACGTGCGCTGCTGACCAGTCCGCGCCTGCTGCTGATGGACGAGCCGTTGGCGGCGCTGGACCAGTCGCGCAAGAACGAGTTCCTGCCGTATCTGGAGCGCCTG contains:
- a CDS encoding sulfite oxidase-like oxidoreductase; the protein is MTGPPDNHRRRLCGLLALGSTMAVAHPAAGGEAAGRVSLQLRVGGRVQRDVLLTPETLGDFAKVTIADTPLRGRTGDALRVLSGYSGIRLTDLLDKAQIVARDHNDLKKTIVVATATDDYKAVFSWNELYNTAIGEGVYVLVTKEGKPLGDEEGRFALISLQDSKTGPRHVRWLADIRATLVD
- a CDS encoding TOBE domain-containing protein, which translates into the protein MTISARNVFKGTVTEIKDGPINAEIEITTAGGDRIVATLTEASVQSLGLAKGSQAVAVVKTPWVTLLSGTPEYRFSARNQLKGTVSALTKGGVNSHVKVALVGGATVSAMVTNDAVAELGLVEGAAVIALFKASHVLVGVPV
- a CDS encoding TOBE domain-containing protein, with protein sequence MKTPSQTLTGKLQIDTGLGSFLGDKRIRLLEAIDKTGSISQAAKAVPLSYKAAWDAVDDMNNVAPEPLVTRSAGGKHGGGTELTAFARRLIAFYRALEKESQLALEKLTSNLQQSGVCDVDDFRQILRRMSMKTSARNQFAGPVVEVKEGVVDTEVTLALSPTLQLTAIVTRESAEEMDLRVGRDVLAFVKASSILMLVGDDKRISARNRFTGTVTRIQQGPVNSEVTLSLPGGQHVITAVITDDSVKRLDLVAGQTATAVFKASAVFLAAVD
- the modA gene encoding molybdate ABC transporter substrate-binding protein: MNISHRVSGLLAALLFTVLPAHAEEISVAVAANFTAPMKLIAAEFEKETGHKVVASFGSTGKFYAQIKNGAPFEILLAADDETPTKLAKEGAATGSSQFTYAVGKLVLWSAKAGLVDGAGAVLKKGGFEHLSLADPKLAPYGAAGVETMKALGVYETLQTRVVTAENITQAYQYIASGNAELGFVALSQVLKDGKIEGSSWLVPANLYTPIKQDAIILEKGKGNAAVEALMKYLKGDKARAVIKSFGYEFS
- the modD gene encoding ModD protein codes for the protein MLALNDTQLLALLADDVPCGDLTTQALGIGSQAAHIAFHARQPMTVVATEEAARLFTLAGAQSIVVATSGSLLQADGLMLEARGSATALHSAWKSAQTLIEWASGIGSAAAAIVAAAQGVAVACTRKNVPGTKAMSVKAVQAGGATMHRLGLSETLLVFAEHRLFLDEPPAATLARLRRQQPEKKIVVEVASVEEALQWVDADVLQLEKFTPEQVAACRAAIGPHGGGCALLAAAGGVRADNAAAYVAAGADFLVTSAPYTASPKDVQVHFRRLP
- a CDS encoding nitrogen fixation protein NifQ: MNASHNHRELLQAELLARPVGAAAQADPLRSVLVSMVVGRSLNLGVLSATLGLPLATFQTLWQDYFDGDTLWLEDGPGEAIVEQEDLQNLLLEYRAHRIESEVWLAQIVAYGCSGRDHLWQDLGLANRGELSLLMTTAFPALAALNTGDMKWKKFLYRHYCSREGIYVCPAPSCGECADHAKCFGKEE
- the modB gene encoding molybdate ABC transporter permease subunit, which encodes MSADIAAIALSAKLAGLTTLLLLLFGTPVAWWLARSRSRLRHVVGAIVTLPLVLPPAVLGFYLLVLMGPQGPVGQLTQSLGLGLLPFTFAGLVVGSVIYSMPFVVQPLQQAFVAMGEQPLQAAATLRASPWDAFFTVALPLARPGFITAAVLGFAHTVGEFGVVLMIGGNIPGKTQVLSMAIYNHVEALEYANAHWLAGGMLVFSFVVLLVLYSRGWNRTS